The following proteins are encoded in a genomic region of Hydra vulgaris chromosome 05, alternate assembly HydraT2T_AEP:
- the LOC136080192 gene encoding EPM2A-interacting protein 1-like — protein MYIMVFYLCLIFSDSEQDENWSFNEKWEEDYFMILIKDKMLCLLCDLTIATLKNATAKRHYEKIYKDHKYAKLEREAQKNALAKLKSQKSKQQQTFSIVQEHGNRTTEATYKIALILGKGGKPYSDIKTLKVCLIEAVSCTDPDKVDKYKQLPLFRRTITDRQHELATNSSEQLFSICQMEDAYYSIDLDKSTDVTDSAQLLLFIRVITADFKSYEELFALAALKGKTRGCDIFAAFKEKICQAQLQL, from the coding sequence atgtatattatgGTTTTCTATTTATGTCTAATTTTCAGTGATTCAGAGCAAGATGAAAATTGgtcttttaatgaaaaatggGAGGAAGATTACTTCATGATTCTAATCAAGGATAAAATGCTTTGCTTGTTGTGTGACCTCACAATTGCTACTTTGAAGAATGCTACTGCAAAGAGacattatgaaaaaatttataaggaTCATAAGTATGCAAAATTAGAGAGAGAAGCTCAAAAAAATGCATTAGCAAAACTGAAATCTCAAAAGAGCAAACAACAGCAGACATTTTCAATTGTTCAAGAACATGGAAATAGAACAACTGAAGCAACATATAAAATTGCTCTCATTCTTGGCAAAGGAGGAAAACCATATAGTGATATTAAAACCTTGAAAGTTTGCCTCATTGAAGCAGTGTCATGTACGGATCCAGATAAAGTGGATAAGTATAAGCAGCTTCCGCTTTTTCGGCGAACAATTACGGACCGTCAACATGAGCTTGCTACAAATAGTTCTGAGCAATTATTCTCAATATGTCAAATGGAGGACGCATATTATTCAATTGATTTAGATAAATCTACTGATGTGACTGATTCTGCCCAACTTCTGTTATTTATTCGGGTTATAACTGCAGACTTCAAAAGTTATGAAGAGTTGTTTGCTTTGGCAGCACTAAAAGGAAAAACACGAGGCTGTGATATATTTGCTgctttcaaagaaaaaatttgtcagGCTCAACTTCAGTTGTAA